From the Saccharomonospora marina XMU15 genome, the window CACCGGGCCAGCCTAGAACGTGGCCGCACCTACTGCGGCAGGCCCAGCGACGAGGAGCAGGCGGGCCAGGCGCCGTAGCCACCACGGGAGTCGCGCACCTTCGTGGCGATCGCGATCTGCTGCTCACGGGTTGCCTCGTGGGGGTAGGCCGCGTACTGATCGCCGCCGTAGGCATCCCAGGTGGACTTGTTGAACTGCAGCCCACCGTAGTAGCCGTTGCCGGTGTTGATGGACCAGTCGCCGCCGGACTCGCACTGCGCGAGGGAATCCCACACGCCCGCATCGCTGATCAGCGGCTGCTTGGTGCCCTTGCGGACGACCCGCTCCTTGGCCTTCTTGACGATCTTGGTGGAGATCTCCTCGCGGTCGATCTCCTTGCCGTTCTTCTGGGTGATCCGGTAGGTGACGACCTTCTCGCCCGCCTTGCCGGGGTCCTCGACGATCTCCTTGCCCGCCTCGAGATCGGAGTCCTCGATGTAGCGGACCGGCGGCTCGATGGTCTCGGTGCGATTCACCACGGAGACACCGGTGCGGCTGATGCGCACCTCAGCGCCGTCGAGGAGCTTGAAGTCCAGCCCGTTCTCGACCTTGTCCTGCGGGCCGAGCTTCAGCCCGAGTTCGTTGATCAGTTCCTGCGCGTTCACGGCATTGGTGGTCAGCTCGCGCGGCTTGTCACCGCCGTCGAAGAGGGTGATGTGCTTGAGGGTCTTGACCTCCAGCCGCATGCCCTCCAAGGGCACCTCGCCGTTCACCGGCGTGGAGAACCAGGTGCCTTGCTTGTCGAGGTCGTCGAGCCCGAGTTGGGTCAACGCCTCGCCGACGGTCGTGGCGCGCACCCACGACTGCCGCTCCGCGCCGTCCACGACGAGCGTGAGCTGCCTGCCCCGCTCGAGCTTGATGACGCCACCGTCGCCGACGGCGGCCTGCGGCGAAGGGGAGAGCGCATCGTGAGCGCCGACGGTGATGCCCGCGTCCTCGAGCACCTCGCCCACCGTGTCGCCGAAGCTGCGTACGGTCTGGCGCTCGCCGTCCACGTCCAGCGTGACGCTCTTGTTCATCGCCAGCGCGGCCGCGCCGCCACCGGTGAGTGTGATCATCACCGCCAGCACGGCGCCCTTGAGGAAGCGCTTCTTCCAGGTCCTGACCGCGCCCGCGAGGCCCTCCTTGGGGTCCTGCAGCGCCTGCGCGGGTCGCGCGGAACGGTCCCCGCTCGCCTCGTCGGGAAGGACGATCGGCGGAAGCATCGTGGTCTCGGCGTTGATCAGCCGAATGAGTTCGTCGACGTCGACGTCGGCCTCGGACATCAGCATGTCGGCGTCGGGGCCGAGAGCCGTCATCACGTCGTGTCGCGTGACTTGCGGTTCGGGCGAGAAGTCGAGGTCGTCGAGCTCGCTCGGCCACTCGAGCATGGCGGTGGAGCCGCCAGCATGCCCAGGTCTACCAGTCACAGGGTCGATCCCTTTCGCATAAGTACACCGACTCCCGCAGTCAGCGCCGCCCCTAGCGCCCCGAGGGGCGCTTCCCCGACGTACACCGACGTGACTGTGGGCGTGCCGCACGGCGACTGGCGAAGTCACCACCCGGCACGGTCACGGGACAATAACGAAGGCTGCGAGGTTGCGCAAACACCCCCCGCAGTCTCGTGAGGTTCGTCACTGCGCCCGCAGGCGCATGCGCATACCCGAATG encodes:
- a CDS encoding resuscitation-promoting factor — its product is MLEWPSELDDLDFSPEPQVTRHDVMTALGPDADMLMSEADVDVDELIRLINAETTMLPPIVLPDEASGDRSARPAQALQDPKEGLAGAVRTWKKRFLKGAVLAVMITLTGGGAAALAMNKSVTLDVDGERQTVRSFGDTVGEVLEDAGITVGAHDALSPSPQAAVGDGGVIKLERGRQLTLVVDGAERQSWVRATTVGEALTQLGLDDLDKQGTWFSTPVNGEVPLEGMRLEVKTLKHITLFDGGDKPRELTTNAVNAQELINELGLKLGPQDKVENGLDFKLLDGAEVRISRTGVSVVNRTETIEPPVRYIEDSDLEAGKEIVEDPGKAGEKVVTYRITQKNGKEIDREEISTKIVKKAKERVVRKGTKQPLISDAGVWDSLAQCESGGDWSINTGNGYYGGLQFNKSTWDAYGGDQYAAYPHEATREQQIAIATKVRDSRGGYGAWPACSSSLGLPQ